A genomic window from Silene latifolia isolate original U9 population chromosome Y, ASM4854445v1, whole genome shotgun sequence includes:
- the LOC141629802 gene encoding uncharacterized protein LOC141629802: MNSSKQSKILVFTDENFGWWKLNMKHYIKSIIYQCWKIIEDGPLVIEETDILTSFSKVKAEKDYNENDFKLAEKNSIAMSILQRCLGEAEVSRISGCPTAKLIWDSLVHAYEGTSQVKKHHIDLLMQQYEMFRMSKDESIKNFSYRFSCIINELKGLGRDFEFEDIVRKILLSLTPKWQPKVTAIEEARDLSILTLHELIGSLMAHEFNLNKNSSGSLKGKSLALMSSPSDDEDEEEDEFAMFSRNIVGILNGQGNIRFNNNYSKKRFPKKRSTSTIGCFKCGDKTHQIKECPKWEEIKSKDKRKKAKKEYKHKVMSAIWGICLMAHPNDSDSNSDNEVKHLKAKIEEIAQENFHLKNQLKVTDSATVTSEAYDEVKRVKKLNKELSKGLECLKSTPNIVSDLENVNTTLITEMSIITKERDELLKEQLMFKGVIDDLVDKVEELKATVSQTVSSNSTKETSNELVNNLTNENECLKVNIEAYKREIRMLHEKFVKV; the protein is encoded by the exons ATGAATTCCTCAAAACAGTCCAAGATTCTGGTCTTTACCGAtgagaattttggatggtggaagctCAATATGAAGCATTATATCAAAAGTATCATTTATCAATGTTGGAAAATAATTGAGGACGGACCTCtcgttattgaggaaaccgacatcTTGACGAGTTTTTCTAAAGTCAAGGCCGAGAaggattacaatgaaaatgacttcaaGTTGGCCGAGAAAAACTCGATAgcgatgtcgattcttcaacgatgTCTAGGTGAGGCGGAAGTGAGTCGAATTTCCGGATGTCCTACGGCTAAATTAATTTGGGACTCCCTTGTACatgcctatgaagggacgtctcaAGTTAAAAAACACcatattgaccttctcatgcaacaatatgagatgtttcgtATGTCAAAGGACGAATCCATAAAGAACTTTTCATATCGCTTTTCATGTATTATTAATGAACTAAAAGGTCTAGGAAGAGATTTCGAGTTCGAGGACATTGTTCGAAAAATTCTTCTTAGCCTTACACCCAAGTGGCAACCTAAGGTCACCGCCATTGAGGAAGCCCGTGACCTATCCATCTTAACTCTTCATGAACTAATTGGATcgttaatggctcacgagtttaatctcaaTAAGAATTCTAGTGGATCCTTAAAGGGAAAGAGTCTAGCACTAATGTCCTCTCCAAGTGATGATGAGGACGAAGAGGAAGATGAATTTGCCATGTTCTCAAGGAACATAGTGGGAATACTAAATGGCCAAGGAAATATAAGGTtcaataataattactcgaaaaaacgatTTCCTAAGAAACGATCTACTTCAACTATTGGATGCTtcaaatgtggtgataaaactcaccaaatcaaagaatgtcCAAAGTGGGAGGAAATCAAATCAAAGGATAAGCGTAAAAAAGCTAAAAAGGAATACAAGCATAAGGTCATGTccgctatttggggaat ATGTCTTATGGCTCATCCTAATGATTCCGACTCGAATTCTGACAACGAGGTAAAACATCTAAAAGCCAAG ATAgaagaaattgctcaagaaaactttCACCTCAAAAATCAACTTAAAGTAACAGACAGTGCCACTGTTACTTCTGAAGCATATGATGAAGTAAAAAGAGTAAAGAAGTTAAACAAAGAATTGTCCAAAGGACTAGAGTGTCTTAAGTCGACTCCCAATATTGTTTCTGATCTTGAGAATGTCAACACTACTCTGATTACGGAAATGTCTATaataaccaaggaacgtgatgaactTCTAAAAGAACAATTAATGTTTAAAGGTGTAATTGATGACTTAGTTGATAAGGTAGAGGAACTTAAAGCAACAGTGTCTCAGACTGTTTCTTCTAACAGtactaaggaaacctcaaatgaacTAGTCAATAACCTGACAAATGAGAATGAGTGTCTTAAAGTCAACATTGAAGCCTACAAAAGGGAAATTAGAATGCTTCACGAAAAGTTTGTCAAAGTTTAA